A part of Homalodisca vitripennis isolate AUS2020 unplaced genomic scaffold, UT_GWSS_2.1 ScUCBcl_4386;HRSCAF=10523, whole genome shotgun sequence genomic DNA contains:
- the LOC124372929 gene encoding uncharacterized protein LOC124372929, translating to MLIDFRKSIVDDDKDILPVGNIEERFEKKFSRWFTAKGSFKATGGSAKSLSSILRTGDATVSSTPTSATFTLHLGLPHMKVHYKHYTASFLSVRVSGNVRLTIRRFSMLLVMTLQLNDDNCEAILDTSKVEYLDGLELDISGLGILDWALEKISELVIKRFKSDIQRRLEREITNKLKKEMSKQYMCDIAQNYF from the coding sequence ATGCTCATAGATTTTCGAAAATCTATAGTTGATGACGATAAAGACATTTTACCGGTGGGTAATATTGAGGAAAGATTTGAAAAGAAATTCTCAAGATGGTTTACAGCTAAGGGGAGTTTCAAAGCTACCGGAGGGAGCGCCAAATCTCTTTCATCGATCCTCAGGACTGGAGATGCTACTGTCTCTTCGACACCGACCAGCGCCACCTTCACACTCCACTTGGGCCTTCCCCACATGAAAGTCCACTACAAACACTACACAGCATCCTTCCTGAGCGTGAGAGTGTCAGGAAACGTCCGTCTAACCATCCGAAGATTCTCCATGCTGCTCGTTATGACTCTACAACTGAATGATGACAACTGCGAGGCTATCCTGGACACTTCAAAGGTTGAATATCTGGACGGTCTAGAGTTAGACATATCCGGACTTGGTATTTTAGATTGGGCTTTAGAGAAAATATCAGAACTGGTAATAAAAAGGTTTAAGAGCGATATTCAGCGTCGTTTAGAGAGGGAGATTACTAATAAACTTAAGAAAGAAATGTCTAAACAGTAT